Proteins encoded by one window of Haematobia irritans isolate KBUSLIRL chromosome 2, ASM5000362v1, whole genome shotgun sequence:
- the LOC142226172 gene encoding uncharacterized protein LOC142226172, which yields MDGKEFQQNLQFHNKEWFLVQYDQEPQKLTRKVVKFDDLIWNEDLQTVESTDVRAHLKVLIRDLDKLHLCSVIFRAKTQEECIEHHTFLQIICMQLLHSPHEIGDIMDRLHFNHNFWLLVMYTRSTRKEEQVVYSVLNKNDVIIKMDQSNSLMAFVQEGESTYKGQVMKITNDLSDMMFMMEIIRNELVKSFNENTLLDPAKKHQEFHEKIAILDDRMHSESKLLLKAFQAVDKSKMRLEKRLEYLQHIINQNQ from the exons atggatggaaaagagtttcaacaaaatttacaattccACAATAAAGAATGGTTTTTGGTACAATATGACCAAGAGCCACAGAAACTTACGCGTAAAGTTGTTAAATTTGACGATCTCATATGGAATGAGGATTTACAAACGGTCGAGTCTACAGACGTTAGGGCTCACCTTAAAGTATTGATACGTGATCTGGACAAACTTCATTTGTGTAGTGTGATTTTTAGAGCAAAAACCCAGGAGGAATGTATTGAACAtcatacatttttacaaataataTGCATGCAATTG CTGCATTCACCGCACGAAATTGGCGACATCATGGACCGCCTTCATTTTAATCATAATTTTTGGCTTTTGGTCATGTACACTCGCAGTACCAGAAAGGAGGAGCAAGTGGTATATTCTGTGTTGAATAAGAATGACGTAATTATTAAAATGGATCAGTCAAATAGCCTGATGGCATTTGTCCAAGAAGGTGAATCTACATACAAAGGCCAAGTGATGAAGATAACAAACGATTTAAGCGATATGATGTTCATGATGGAAATCATTAGAAATGAATTGGTGAAATCATTTAATGAA AATACACTTTTAGATCCGGCAAAGAAGCATCAAGAGTTCCATGAGAAAATTGCCATACTAGATGACAGAATGCACAGTGAAAGTAAGTTGTTGCTGAAGGCATTCCAAGCAGTGGATAAGAGCAAAATGCGATTGGAAAAGCGACTAGAATATTTGCAACACATTATCAACCAGAATCAATAG
- the LOC142223932 gene encoding histone-lysine N-methyltransferase SETMAR-like, which translates to MVNVLGESAPTYATVKNWVAEFKRGRTSIEDEPRSGRPKTATTTEIVAKVHDTILNDRRIKVREIANITGISNNRVHLILHEELQMKKLSARWVPHLLTVDQKRIRMKISQACLDHFKRNKMDFKRRFITVDETWIHHYTLETKEQSKQWTETGGSAPKKAKTIQSAGKVMATGFWNFKGILLIDYLQKGKTINSEYYCNLLDQ; encoded by the coding sequence atggtgaatgtgttaggtgaaagtgctcctacatatgcaacagtaaaaaattgggttgctgaatttaaacgtggtcgtacaagcattgaagatgaaccacgtagtggacgtccaaaaacagcaacaacaacagaaattgtagccaaagtgcatgatacgatattaaatgatcgacgaataaaagtgcgagaaattgctaatatcacagGCATCTCAAataatcgagtccatttaattttgcatgaagaactacagatgaaaaagctttctgcaagatgggtgccgcatttgttaacagtcgatcaaaaacgcataagaatgaaaatttctcaagcttgtttggatcattttaagcgaaataaaatggattttaagcgtcgtttcataactgttgatgagacatggatccatcaCTATACTCTAGAGacgaaagaacaatccaaacaatggactgaaactggaggaagtgccccaaagaaagcaaaaacaattcaatcggctggtaaggttatggcaacgggtttttggaacttcaaaggtattttattgattgactaccttcaaaagggtaaaacaataaattcagagtactattgcaaccttttggatcaatga